Genomic DNA from Niabella ginsenosidivorans:
ACGCGGGGGCATTATGACCTGCCCGCAGATTCGCTGCGTTACTGGCCGCCTTCCTCTAAATTCAAATATGTGCCGGAGGGGAACGCGGATTATACGGTATCTGCTTATGATAATGTTGCTGCTTACTGGGGTTCCACGCATGAGCAGACATGGCGCATCATAAAAAAGCACGATTACCTGTCCGGCTTATTTGTTTGGTCGGGATTTGATTTTCTGGGAGAACCGGTTCCCTATCCGTACCCTGCGCGCAGCTCTTATTATGGCATCATAGATCTTGCCGGCTTTCCCAAGGATGTTTATTATATGTACCAGAGCGAATGGACAAAAAAAACGGTGCTGCATATAGCGCCGCACTGGAACTGGAGGAAGGGGCAGAACGTAGATGTAAAAATCTATTACAATAACGCCGATGAAGTGGAATTATTTTTAAATGGCAGGTCGCTGGGAAAAAAAACAAAACCGGATACCGCTTTCCATGTTTTATGGAAGGTACCCTATGAGCCCGGCATGTTAAAAGCCGTTTCTTATAAAAAAGGCAGCAGGGTACTGGAAAGAACCATAAGAACAGCCGGTACTCCTGCGCGGATTGAAGCAACTGTTGAAAACCCAAACATCCGCCTGGCAGCAAATGAGCTGGCATATATAACTATCCGGATACTGGATAGAGAAGGAAATTTAGTGCCCGATGCCGGTAATGAAGTTGCCGTTACTACCGGTGCCAATGCAGAAGTGATCGCTATGGACAATGGCTACCAGGCAGACCAGGAACCCTTCCGGGCCCCGCAGCGTAAGGCTTACAACGGGATGGCGCTGGCGATTGTAAAAGGGTTAAAAAAAGGTACGGCAACCATTACAGTTACAGCAAAAGGAATGCAAAGGGCAACAGTGTCCGTTAGTATACAGTAATACGAAAGTGAAACTTATTATAGACCTAAACAAGCATTGGGACCAGCTAGCCGGAGTATTAAAAGCCCTCCAAAGCAGATAAGGTCTGTTTATTCTCAACACGCTCGTATTTTTAGGGGCACCAAAAGAAAAGGCCTAAGCGGTGAATGCTCCCGCAGAAATTGCTAATAGCGCTGATAATTGCCCATCTGCGCTTCCGCTATTGGCGGAAGGCTGCGTTCCGAAGGTTCGGAACAGCGGAACATCACATGCAAGCAAGATTCCTTACAGACCAATAAAAAAGGTTGCGTTTTTGTGAGGAAACTTTTTAGCTTGATTAAAATGTTACTTCCGTATGAATTCAATAAGCCCCTGTAACCTGTTTATAGCAGCTTCCTGTTCAATTCTTTCAGTATTTTTTTACGCAAACCATTGCGGAAAATAGGAAAATATTCCATTTCTATAGTGAAACCGTACATTGCGAAATGGCAGCGGGTGTTCTACTTTTATTCAGTAATAAATCATCCAGATAACGATTGTAGATATGTTCTGTATTTTTAATGGTAGACGGTTCTTTATATTGTTTAAGAATAGTACAGGCTTTTTTTCAGGGTTGTTTTTTGCAGTCAGCTTAAACGCGCAGTCCTCCGCCGGTAATATGAATGGGGAAGAAGCCGCTTACCGGAAAACGATTAATGAAAGAGCGTATAAGATTGTGGCACCTCTTGGTTTAAAAGATTCAGCCACATTTTATAAGGTACAGGCTGTTGTTGCAAAGCAGTATTTTGATCTGCGGGATCTTGATGCCGGTAATGCTACGGCCATTAAAGCCGTTAAAAGCACTAAGGAAGACCCGGCAGCAATGGCACAGCAGTTAAAAGCCGGGGAAGAAAAAAGAAATGCCATGGTGGAAAAATTGCATGCGGATTATTTAAAAAGATTGTCGGAGTGGTTAAATGCCGGCCAGATAGATGTAATCAAGAACGGCATGACCTATAACGTGCTGCCGCTTACCTATAAAGGATACCTGGAAATGATCCCCCGTTTAACTACAGAAGAACGGAAATTTATTATGGATGCGCTGGTAGAAGCCCGGGAGCATGCAATGGATGCAGGAACATCAGAAAAAAAGCATGCCTGGTTCGGGAAGTACAAAGGGCGTATCAATAATTATCTTTCAAAAAGAGGATATGATATGAATAAAGAAAGCAAGGACTGGCAGGAGCGGATAAAGAGGCAGCAGTCCGGTAAGTAATCAGCAAATCATAAATAATACGAGCCATATGTTTTATAAGACAATTCTAAAAATGATGTGCCTGCTAATGTGCGCCTGCTGGGGCTTACATGCGGCAGCACAAACCAAAACAATTTCGGGCCAGGCAGTGGATGATTCCACCGGTGAGGCCGTTGCAGGGGTTACCATTAAAGTAAAGAACGGCCCTCAGTCAGCAGTTACCAACGGGCAGGGGATCTTTACCATGAACATCCCTGTTTCCGGTGCTACGCTCCAGTACTCTCATGTTGGATATGAATACGGGGAAATAAAAGCTAGCCCGTCAGAAAATATCAGAATAACGCTGCACAAACTCGATAACAAACTGAATGAAGTAGTAGTAATTGGGTATGGTGCTCAAAAGAAATCGCACTTAACAGGGGCAGTGGGTACTGTTAATATGCAAAGCATAGAAGACATTCCTGCAGGGAATCTTACTGAAGCTTTGCGCGGTCAGATTCCGGGAGTTAGCGTTTCCGGGGGATACAGCCGGCCTGGTCAGCCGGCAACTATTAGTATCCGGAACCCCCTCTATTTCTCAAAGGACGGAGGTTCACAGGATCCGCTATATGTTATTGATGATGTGATCCGAACAAAAAATGATTTTGATCTGCTGGATGTGTCTGAAATTGAAAATATCAGTGTTTTAAAAGATGCAGCTGCTGCAATCTATGGTATATTAGGTTCCAACGGTGTAATCATTGTTAAAACAAAAAGAGGACGCCCGGGCAGAACCAGTATTAATTACAGCAGCAGTTATGGAATTTCCAATGCAACCTCGATGCCAAAGATGCTGAACGCCTATCAGCAGGCGCAGTACATGAATGCCTACCTGGGCGGACAGTATGATTTTGATACAGCTACCCTGAATGCAAATACAAATTATTATACAGCTGATGAACTCGACTATTTTAAAGATCATAGCTATAACTGGCTGGACATGGCGTTTCAGTCGGCTTTTGAAATGCGTCAGACCCTGAACCTGAGTGGCGGATCTGACCGTGCAACATATTTTGCAGGAATCAGTTATATGGATGAGAACAGTAATTTCCCGGGTTTAAGATATAAGCGCTATTCAGCCAGGGCCAGTACGGATATAAAGCTGGCTACCGGTCTTAAGCTGGCCTTGTCATTAAGTGCTAACATGTCTGACAAGAAGAATACCTACAACAAGCAGGGAGGCGAAAGCCTGGACAATGACTGGAAAACACTGGTAACGGCCTCACCGATGTTTCCTCCTGAAATTAACGGTCTGCCCATATTAATACCCAATGCGGGCACCAGCGCTAATATCAATAATTATAATTATTTTGGTGTGCATAATTCAAATAACTACACCAGCACTATTGGTAACAGCGTTAACTTCCAGGCAAATCTTTCTTATGAATTCCCCTTTATAAAAGGATTAAAAGCTTCTGTTGCATATAATAAGAATATTGCCAATACCTGGGGTAAACAATACGGCACGTACTACGATGTATATCAGTTCAATACCCTGGGAACGCACGGGCATATTCTGGATACGACCTATAATAGAAAAGTGTCCTTGAAAAACGGTGATTTTGTAAGGCTGAATCCAACAATTGTGAACAATTACCAGCTAAACGGAATGTTGAATTATAACAGGAGCTTTGGCAAGCATGATATAGGATTTCTTGCGGGGTTTGAGCAAACGGAAACATTCAGTGACGGGGTTTCCGGTATGCAGGAAGGCGTGCTGGTTGGCGGACTGGATAACATGAACTTTGCTACGGGTACACAAAGCGCCAGTGAAACGATATCAGAAACTGCCCGGCTTTCCTATTTTGGCCGTTTGGATTATGCCTATGCCAATAAATATCTTTTACAGGCCCAGTTGAGAGCAGATGCAAGCCCGAATTTTGCACCGGAGTATCGCTGGGGATATTTCCCATCAGCTTCAGCAGGGTGGGTGATCTCTGCAGAACCTTTCTTCAGTGGTTTAAAGCAGACTGTCAATTTTTTAAAGATCAGGGGCTCGATCGGGTTTATGGGTATTGACAATACAAAACCTTATAACTGGTTAAGGAGCTATTCTATTCAAACCGGTAAGGCGGCTGTTTTTGGAGGAAATAACGACAGGGGGCTGGCCGTGGTTACCAATCAGGAAATTGCCAACTATGCTGTCCGTTGGGATGATCAGAATAAATATGATATAGGTCTGGACGCAAGTTTTTTGCGTAACCGTTTAAGCGCTACATTGGATTGGTACCTGAATTATAGCTATAATATGTTAGCCGGGCTCACAGCATCTCCTTCATTTTTGATCGGATCGGCATTGCCATCTGAAAATTACGGGAAAGCAAAAGTATACGGAGTGGAAGCCGCCCTGTCCTGGAAAGATAACATCGGCAAGAACTGGCGGTATGAAATAGGGCTCAATACAGGATGGAATGATAACAGGGTGCTGGTGAGGGATGTGGCTTCCGGGATTGTGGGCACAGAGGATGATCCCACAGGAAAGCCCACAGATATCGGTTATTGGGGATATAAATATCTGGGCATGTTCCGTTCCCAGGCAGATATTGACGCCTATGTTGCCAAATATAATATTACTAAAATGCTGGGCTATACACCTGACAGGCTGAGACCGGGAATGTTGTATTTTGAAGATGTGAGGGGACCGCTCGATGTTACAACCGGTAAATATGCACCGCCGGATGGTGTAATAGACGCTAACGATGAGATCCAGTTGAAGAAAAGGGCAGATAACCGTTACGGGTTTACACTAAATGCAGGCATCAGCTATAAATCTGTCAGCTTAAAGGTACAGGCAAGCGCTAACTGGGGTGGTATTAATGCGGTAGAATCTGCCGCTACAAAAGTGGGAAAGGCAACTTATATTAACCGGCCGGCTTTCTGGTCCGATGTATGGACCCCGGATAATCCTGATGCGAAATATCCGAACCCTTATTTCTCTTCTACTTACGATATCCCTACCGACTTCTGGTGGCGCAGCTCTACCCAGATCAGGATTTCAATGATCAATTTAAGCTATACGTTGCCTTCTAATCTGATCCGGAAAATTGGTTTGACCAATGCAAGAATATTTTATGTAGCAACCAATCCCATTAATCTGTATAATCCGTATGATTATAAAGATAATTATTCGGGTTCATTTGATGCGTTCCCTGTATTGAGGACCTCAAGTTTGGGTATTAGTATTGGTTTATAATTTTAAAATAACAAATATGAAATATAAAATTCTATATTCAATCTTGGTTATTGCAACACTTGCCGGAACTTCCTGTAACAAGGTGTTGGACAAATCGGATTTGTCCAAACTGACCCCCGATTATTTATTTGCAGACTCTAACCTGGTGCAGCTGAACCTGGATAATATTTATGATAATAACCTGCCTTTGTGGGGAGGACAAAACACCGGCAGCGGCCTGAGTGGCGTGCAGGGACAGCTTTCTGAAGAAACATCCGCTTCCAATAGCATCATGTATGGAACAATGAGCTACGGAATGGATGAGCCCGGAGATTTTGGAACGGCATTAAATTCGAACAGTACGCAACCCAATACCAACTGGGGCAAAATAAGGCAGCTGAACACATTTATAACTTCTTTGGAAGCCAGTTCCCTGCCGGAATACACAAAAAATAAATTCAAAGCCCAGGCACTCTTTTTTCGTGCATTCCGTTATTGGGATCTTGTACGGATCTACGGAGGGGTGCCGCTTGTTCTAACACCTTTGGATGGGGTAGGAGATGCTGCGAGAGAAGCAGCCCTGCTTCCCCGGAACTCAACTGCTGAATGTTTTGCCCAGATCGTAAAAGACCTGGATACCGCGATCATGTTCCTGCCGGGCAAATGGGCATCAAATACAGACTGGGGCAGGATCACCAGCGGTGCTGCTGCTGCTTTTAAAGGAAGGGTATTGTTATATTATGCCAGCCCAATGTTTAATCCTGATGATCTTCAGGATCGGTGGCAAAAAGCTTATGAAGCAAATTTACAGGCAAAGACAATGCTGGATGCAAACGGTTTTGGGCTAAACAGTAATTATAAAACAATGTGGTTTACGGAAGTGGGTAATCCTGAAGCGGTAATGGTAACAGGATATAATACCTCAACGGCTGATCAGGGCAAAAAGAATAACGGCTGGGATAAATCCTGCCGGCCCCAGTATTTATTGGGCAGTGGCTCCAATGCACCCACCTGGGAACTGGTAAGTGCTTACCCAATGAAAGATGGAAAAATGCCGGGCGTCTCAGCAAAATATCCTTATTATGACACTTTGTTCTATAAAAACAGGGATCCCCGTTTTGATGCAACTATTGCTTATAATGGCTGTACCTGGCCGCTGGATGGCAATGCCAATTATAAACTGTGGACCTATTATAAAACAAGTACTTCATCTACAGAAAAAAATGCGTCGAATACAGGTTTTTATTGCAGAAAGGCGGTTTCAGAAGGCACTTTTCCCGGAGGAGATCCTACATACAGTGGAACAGACTGGATGGAAATACGCTATGCGGAAGTATTGCTGAACCTGGCAGAAAGCGCTGTAGGAGCAGGAAAAATAGGTGAAGGCGATGAAGGGTATACGGGACTTATAGCAGTAAGAAAACGGGCAGGGATTGAAGCAGGGGATGATAACCTGTATGGTTTGCAGGCTGGTATGACGCGCGCGCAGTTGTTTAATGCCATTTTGTTTGAGCGTAGAATAGAGTTTGCTTTTGAAGGAAAGCGCTTCTGGGATATGTACCGATGGAAAAGGAATACAGATCTGAATGGCTGGTATAGAAACAGGTTGAGAATTGTTCTGAAAACAGGTACGGGTATACCTACTGAGGCAGACCTCACAAATGCATCGGGATCTTCCTACCGGGATGTTCAGGATCTGGACAATATGATGGCGAATTATTTTACGGTGATCAGGAATGATAATCATGATGCCAGCAACTCGGTCACAAAGCTGGACGGTCAGCCAATCAATTTTCAGACCCAGTATTATTTCTTCCCGATCCCTCAGAAGGCAATCCTGAATGATCCGAAATTGGTTCAGAACAACAACTGGGGCGGTTCTTTTGACCCATTAAAATAACCGGCATCTTACCGTAACTAAACCAACACAATACTGACCATAAGATAGAATAAATAAAAATGAGTATGATAAAGAATTTAAAGACTGGAATATTGTTGTTTTGTTTTGGTTGGTGCGGTACGGCAGCCGCTCAGTACCCGAAAATTCCGCAGGAAGACCAGGCCAGGGCAAAAGCGTTGCTGGAGGCTGCGCAAAGGCATTCAGATTCCATGTGGGCTATTGCTTATCCGATCATTCAGAAAGAAGCCCGGGAAGGAAGGCCCTATATTCCCTGGGCTTCGCGTTATGATGAACTGCCGCATGCCGACATTCCGGCGTTTCCCGGAGCCGAAGGGGGCGGTAAATTTGTAAGAGGCGGCCGTGGCGGCAGGGTGATCGTGGTAACCAATTTGAACGATGACGGCCCGGGCAGTTTCCGTTGGGCCTGTGAGCAGGGAGGCGCCAGGGTGGTAGTGTTCAATGTAGCCGGAATTATTCACCTGAAATCACCCGTTATTGTAAGAGCTCCTTACATCACCATTGCCGGGCAAACGGCACCGGGCGATGGTATTTGCATTGCCGGGGAAACGGTGTGGATCAATACCCATGATGTCATCATTCGCTATATGCGCTTCCGCCGCGGTGAAACCTGGGTGGGAAGAAGGGATGATGCCATTGGTGGCAACCCGGTGGGCAACATTATGATCGATCATGTTTCCGCTACCTGGGGATTGGATGAGAACATGAGCATGTACCGTCATATGTATAATGATAGTACCGGTAAAATAGAAGATAAGTTCGGAACAGTGAACATTACTATCCAGAACTCGATCTTCGGTGAATCGCTGGATACCTGGAACCACGCCTTTGGCAGTACCCTTGGTGGAGAGAACTGCAGCTTTATGCGGAACCTCTGGGCCGATAACACAGGCCGGAACCCTTCTGTGGGCTGGAACGGCATTTTTAACTTCGTGAACAATGTGGTGTTCAACTGGGTGCACCGTTCTATTGACGGCGGCGACTACCGGGCGCAGTTCAACATTATCAATAATTATTTTAAACCAGGGCCTGCTACACCTAAGGATAATAATGTAGGGCACCGGATCTTAAAACCCGAAAGCGGCCGCAGCAAATTAAAATATAAAGTATATGGCCGTGCTTATGTAAACGGTAATATAATGGAAGGCTATCCTGAAATTACCAGGAACAACTGGAACGGCGGGGTGCAGGTAGAAGAAGAGAAGGATGCAGGCAGGTACACGGATTACATCAGGCAATCAAAGCCCTTAATAATGCCGGAACTGACCATCCTGGACGCACAGCAGGCAAAAGCCTTTGTACTGGCTAATGCCGGCGCCACATTGCCCCGGCGGGATGCTGTAGATGCACGGATCGTGAAACAGGTGGAAACCGGTAAAATTAATAACGTGCCCACCTGCCCGTTGCCCAAAACCCAGTTTGAGCACAGGCGTTTACCGATCGATTCCTATAAAATAGGGATCATTACCGATCCCTGCCAGGCCGGTGGATACCCTGAGTATAAAGGCACACCCTACAGGGACTCGGATAGTGATGGTATGCCGGATGATTATGAAAGGAAATCAGGATTGAATCCCAATGATGCATCCGATGCGCAAACAATTACAAAGAACGGCTACAGCAATATTGAGAACTATCTGAACAGCGTAGTGAATGTTAGGAATGTAGTACCTGTAAAGTAACAGGAATGAAGGGAACGTAATGACGCACAATAATTGCAAATTGGATCATTGAATGATAAATAATAAATAGGCAATAGAACGTTGTTATGCTGAGTCTTCAATTTGTTCACACCAAATCATCCGAAAATTCGGATGTAGCAATGACGACCTTTTCTACCGTCATGCTGAGTTTTTTATTTGTGTTACAAAAACAATGTGGCAATGACAAATCTTCCTATCGTCATCCTGAGCGCAATCCCGAAAGCCCTCGGGATGGAGCCGAAGGATCTCTCAATCATCGGACACTTCTATATTACAGCGATGCTTCGACTACGCTGCGCTTCGCTCAGCATGACGATAAGTGTGATTGATCTTCAATGTATAAGGCAACTTGTCATTGGCAGCGTATCCGCCAACCGGCGGAGGAGCCGAAGGATCTCTCAATTATCGAATACTTCAATAATATTACAGGAATACTTTCCTGTCTGCCGCAGGCATGACGAAAGTATAATTGATCTTTAATGCATACTACAATCTGTCATTGGCAGGGGAGTGGAACGGGGCCTTGGTTCGTGCCCTCATGAACCAGTTATAAGGAATAGTACAACCAATGTTTGCAGTAACAATCATCCGGGTAAAACGAATAATTCATGAAAAAAAACAGGTTATATCTTTTAGGTTTTATCAGTCTGTTAGGTGTGCAAAAACAGGCATCGGCACAATACCCGGTTATCCCAAAGTCTGTGGAAGATTCCGCAGATGCGGTAATGGCCGGCTATCAGCAGTTATCAGATAAAGCCTGGGCAAATGCCTTGCCCATAGTGGAAGCTGAAGCAAAAAAAGGAAAACCTTATGTGCCCTGGGCCTCAAAATCATCTGATCTTATAAAAGCAGCCCTGCCTGCCTTTCCCGGGGCTGAAGGCGGCGGCGCCTGTACTCCCGGTGGCCGGGGCGGAAAAGTAGTTGTGGTTACCAACCTGAATGATGATGGTCCGGGCAGTTTCCGCTGGGCCTGTGAGCAGGGCGGCGCACGGATCATTGTTTTTAATGTAGCGGGAATCATCCGGTTGAAACGACCTGTCAGTATTCGCGCACCTTACATCACCATCATGGGGCAGAGTGCTCCGGGTGACGGCGTTTGCATAGCCGGGGAATCAGTATTGATCGATACGCATGATGTCATTATCCGTTTTATGCGTTTCAGAAGAGGCGCAACGGAAGTGACCCGCAGAGATGATGGCCTGGGAGGTAATCCTGTGGGCAATATCATCATCGATCATGTTTCTGCCAGCTGGGGGCTGGATGAGAACATGAGCATTTACCGTCATGTATACGACCGGCAGGCAAATGGCAAAGGAGAAAAGCTGCCAACTGTAAATGTAACCATCCAGAACTCCATTTTCTCGGAAGCACTGGATACCTGGAACCATGCTTTTGGCAGTACGATCGGAGGGCGCAACAGCACTTTTATGCGGAACCTTTGGGCCAATAATATTGCAAGGAACCCATCCATAGGAATGGATGGCGATTTTGGTTTTGTAAATAATGTGATCTTCAACTGGTGGAACCGCAGCGCAGATGGCGGGGACGATAAATCCTTTTTTAATTTTATTAATAATTATTATAAGCCCGGCCCCATAACACCAAAAGATAAGCCGATCGCCTGGCGTATTTTAAAGCCGGAATCGGGCAGGTCTCATAAAGATACGCTCGTATTCGGAAAGGCTTATGTAAACGGGAACATTGTAGAGGGGAATGAAAAAGTAACAAAAGATAACTGGGCCGGGGGTGTGCAGTTGGAGGATGTAAAGGATGCTGCAAAGTACCTGCAGCAGATCCGGGTGAACCGGCCGTTTCCCATGGCAGCCTTCCCGGTATTAGCGGCAAAGCAGGCATACGGCTATGTATTAAAGAATGCAGGTGCCACGCTTCCGGTAAGGGATGCAGTGGACAGGCGGGTAATAGAGGATGTAAGAACGGGGAAAATTACTTACAGCAGGGATGCCCGGCCTGCCCCTGTTTCAAAATACCTGAAGCGCCGGTTGCCGGCAGACTCTTATAAGGAGGGGATCATTTCCGATATTCAGCAGGTAGGAGGCTACCCGGAGTATAAAGGAACACCTCATAAGGATACGGATAACGACGGTATACCGGACGCTGTTGAAAAGAAGATGGGATTAGATCCGGGTAATGCATCCGATGCACCGGCAATTGCAAAAAATGGTTACAGCAATATTGAGAACTATCTGAATAGTTTGGTGCCATTGGAAACAGTTAGTCCCAAAAATGGCAGGCCATTGTCTTCGTTGTAATAGAGTTGGATACCTGTTTCAGGTTGGAATACGGAGCAACTGATAACTGATCCCGACCCCGATATCGGGACCATCGAGACTGATAGCAGCTTCTAACCTCTCAGTTCTCATCTCTGGTACCTTGGCTCGCTATCAGTGGCGTGATGAATGTCGTTCTGGGTTTTCAATTTGCGCTGCAAAAAGATAATTATTCTTTCCGCCATTCGGCAATCTAAAGGTCTGTTTGTTATCCTTAGCTGGCGGGGGCGTCGTCCGCTCTTCGGATTTCAGAAAAGTAGCAAAGGGGCAGACAGGCAGAAGCGGCCTCCGGCTGTGGAAAAGAAGATAGTGCGTTGGCAGATTGACAAAGGACGATTAAGAACAGGCTCCGGCAAGCCTGACGTTAGGATAAAAAAGTATACTGATATAACATTCGTTTTACAGAGAGTTGATAAATTAGCAATAATGAATTTTTTTTTATCGGTCTTATTCAGCCTGTTGTTTTCAGCAACTAATGCACAAAAGCCAAAGCCGGTAAAGCCGGTACCACCGGTATCGGTTGAAAAGGGAAAACTGATCTATAATGCAGACTCGGTTACGGGGGATCGTATTCCCGACTATTCTTATTGCGGGTACAGGGCTTCTGAAGAGGCCATTCCGCTGGTACCTGTAAAGGCAATGGTTCCTCTGATGCGTGGAGATGCCACTGCTGTGATCCAGACGGCAATTGATTATGTATCCCGGTTAACGCCCGGTAAAGATGGCTTCCGCGGGGCTGTGCTGTTGCAGAAAGGGAATTATGCCATAGAGGGGCAGCTGCTCATTAAAGAATCAGGAGTGGTATTAAGGGGAAGCGGTGCAGATGGTGCAACCGTGTTACAGGGAAAAGGAGTTAGCCGCGATGCCTTAATAAGAGTCGTTGGAAAAAATGATCAGCAGCCGGCACAGGAAACACGTATTGCGCAGGATTATGTGCCGGTAAATGCAGTAACGTTTACAGTAGAACAGGCAAAGGGTTTTAAAACAGGAGACCGCATCCATATCCGGCGGCCTTCTGTCAATGAATGGATCGATGTGCTGGGCACCCGCAGCTTTGGGGGTGGCCTATCGGCGCTCGGATGGAAACCCGGGGAAGCCGATCTTGTTTTTGAAAGGATCATCACAGCAATTAACGGAAATACCATTTCCATTGATGCCCCGCTGACCAATTCGCTGGACAAAAAATATGGCGGCGGAACCGTAACTGCGTTTTCATGGCCGGGCAGGATTCAGAATATCGGTATTGAAAATCTTTCCCTGGTTTCTGATTTTGATAAAAGCAACCCAAAGGATGAAGCACATCGCTGGATGGCCATTACCATGGAAAATGTTGAGGATGCCTGGGTACGCCAGGTTTCCTTTAAACATTTTGCCGGGTCTGCGGTGCATATTTTGGAATCGGCGAGACGGGTTACGGTGGAAGACTGTATTTCAACAGAGCCGGTTTCGGAAATCGGCGGTCAGCGGCGGTATACTTTTTTTACACGGGGGCAGCAAACGCTGTTCCAGCGCTGTTATGCAGCAAATGGCTATCACGATTTTTCAGTGGGGCATACAGCTGCCGGTCCTAATGCTTTTGTACAATGTTATTCTGAGCGCCCGTATAATTTTTCCGGCACCATTGATAAATGGGCTTCGGGTGTTTTATTGGATGTGGTAGTGGTGGATGGGAATGCCATCCGTTTCGGGAACCGCGGGCAGGACGGCCAGGGCGCGGGCTGGTCGGCTGCCAATAGTTTGCTCTGGAACTGCAGCGCGGCGCGCATCGATTGCTATAAACCGCCCACTGCGCAAAACTGGGCATTAGGCTCCTGGAGCCAGTTTGCCGGGGATGGTTACTGGGGCGAATCGAATAACACGTTAACGCCAAGAAGTTTTTATTATACACAATTGCAGGAGCGCCTCGGAAAGCCATCGCCCAGGCAATCCTTTATACTGGACGTGGGCACAGAAGCATCCAGCAGCCCTTCTGTTGAGGTAGCGCAGCAATTGACCAGGGAAGCAGCGCAGCCTAAAGTGCAAATGATCAGCTGGATCCGGCAGGCAGCAACGCATCATCCTATCGCTACGGATGCCAGAGGCGCAAAAATAATAGACAAGGCTGCAAAGGGGCAATGGGCACTCTATCCGCCTGCTGCCCCCATTAAGAACGGGTGGCTGGTCGGCAGGACCGGAGACCTGCTTGCCGGGAAGATACAGGAAGTGCCCTGGTGGACAGGAGGGGTAGAGGGGAAAGATCTGGAACAGGCAAAGAAGAAGCTGGCCATTACTCGCTTTGTGCCGGGGCGCGTAGGCCCCGGGCTTACGGATGATCTGAAAGAAGTGGTGGATTCCATGAAGGCCAATAATATTGTAGGGCTGAACCAGCATTATGGATTATGGTATGAGCGCC
This window encodes:
- a CDS encoding DUF6298 domain-containing protein encodes the protein MNFFLSVLFSLLFSATNAQKPKPVKPVPPVSVEKGKLIYNADSVTGDRIPDYSYCGYRASEEAIPLVPVKAMVPLMRGDATAVIQTAIDYVSRLTPGKDGFRGAVLLQKGNYAIEGQLLIKESGVVLRGSGADGATVLQGKGVSRDALIRVVGKNDQQPAQETRIAQDYVPVNAVTFTVEQAKGFKTGDRIHIRRPSVNEWIDVLGTRSFGGGLSALGWKPGEADLVFERIITAINGNTISIDAPLTNSLDKKYGGGTVTAFSWPGRIQNIGIENLSLVSDFDKSNPKDEAHRWMAITMENVEDAWVRQVSFKHFAGSAVHILESARRVTVEDCISTEPVSEIGGQRRYTFFTRGQQTLFQRCYAANGYHDFSVGHTAAGPNAFVQCYSERPYNFSGTIDKWASGVLLDVVVVDGNAIRFGNRGQDGQGAGWSAANSLLWNCSAARIDCYKPPTAQNWALGSWSQFAGDGYWGESNNTLTPRSFYYTQLQERLGKPSPRQSFILDVGTEASSSPSVEVAQQLTREAAQPKVQMISWIRQAATHHPIATDARGAKIIDKAAKGQWALYPPAAPIKNGWLVGRTGDLLAGKIQEVPWWTGGVEGKDLEQAKKKLAITRFVPGRVGPGLTDDLKEVVDSMKANNIVGLNQHYGLWYERRRDDHERIRRMDGEVWPPFYELPFKRSGIDTAWDGLSKYDLTKYNNWYWDRMKQFAWMASSAGKVLLHQNYFQHNIIEAGAHYADFPWRTANNINNTGLNEPVNFAGDKRIFYAEQFYDVNNPVRRKLHQQYIRQCLENFKDCDNVIQFTGEEFTGPLHFVQFWLQTINEWEQKNRKEMVGLSTTKDVQDAVLQDPKYAPVVDVIDIKYWYYQADGSVYAPEGGKNLAPRQWARLLKPKASSFEQVYRAVKEYRLKYPGKVVLYSADGADKFGWAVFMAGGSLPVLPATVDKELLIAAKEMLPVKTDDPFVLQGAKGCIVYKGKSNKIQVSLNGLAGKLKLRFISAATGRVIKTDAYTASGATANIELPDNASLLWISK
- a CDS encoding pectate lyase family protein; this encodes MIKNLKTGILLFCFGWCGTAAAQYPKIPQEDQARAKALLEAAQRHSDSMWAIAYPIIQKEAREGRPYIPWASRYDELPHADIPAFPGAEGGGKFVRGGRGGRVIVVTNLNDDGPGSFRWACEQGGARVVVFNVAGIIHLKSPVIVRAPYITIAGQTAPGDGICIAGETVWINTHDVIIRYMRFRRGETWVGRRDDAIGGNPVGNIMIDHVSATWGLDENMSMYRHMYNDSTGKIEDKFGTVNITIQNSIFGESLDTWNHAFGSTLGGENCSFMRNLWADNTGRNPSVGWNGIFNFVNNVVFNWVHRSIDGGDYRAQFNIINNYFKPGPATPKDNNVGHRILKPESGRSKLKYKVYGRAYVNGNIMEGYPEITRNNWNGGVQVEEEKDAGRYTDYIRQSKPLIMPELTILDAQQAKAFVLANAGATLPRRDAVDARIVKQVETGKINNVPTCPLPKTQFEHRRLPIDSYKIGIITDPCQAGGYPEYKGTPYRDSDSDGMPDDYERKSGLNPNDASDAQTITKNGYSNIENYLNSVVNVRNVVPVK
- a CDS encoding polysaccharide lyase — protein: MKKNRLYLLGFISLLGVQKQASAQYPVIPKSVEDSADAVMAGYQQLSDKAWANALPIVEAEAKKGKPYVPWASKSSDLIKAALPAFPGAEGGGACTPGGRGGKVVVVTNLNDDGPGSFRWACEQGGARIIVFNVAGIIRLKRPVSIRAPYITIMGQSAPGDGVCIAGESVLIDTHDVIIRFMRFRRGATEVTRRDDGLGGNPVGNIIIDHVSASWGLDENMSIYRHVYDRQANGKGEKLPTVNVTIQNSIFSEALDTWNHAFGSTIGGRNSTFMRNLWANNIARNPSIGMDGDFGFVNNVIFNWWNRSADGGDDKSFFNFINNYYKPGPITPKDKPIAWRILKPESGRSHKDTLVFGKAYVNGNIVEGNEKVTKDNWAGGVQLEDVKDAAKYLQQIRVNRPFPMAAFPVLAAKQAYGYVLKNAGATLPVRDAVDRRVIEDVRTGKITYSRDARPAPVSKYLKRRLPADSYKEGIISDIQQVGGYPEYKGTPHKDTDNDGIPDAVEKKMGLDPGNASDAPAIAKNGYSNIENYLNSLVPLETVSPKNGRPLSSL